CCTTAACGGGATAAGTCAGGATATACTTACCCTTGTACTCGAACTCTGCGATGGCCTTGTCAAAGGACTCATAGATCCCTTGAGCGCGTTGTCGCAGGATGCCATCAAAACGGATCAGGTGCGGAGGCTTGATACCGCGCCGAACGAGCTCATCTACTATATGACAGAGATCAAGCGCAGGGCTGTCTTTGTCAGGGGTAACAGAAACGTTACCGCTCTCGTTAACCTTAAAGTATCCGGCTCCCCAACCATCGATGCGGTACAGTTCCGCACTTTTCTGCACGTTCCAATGCTCCATAGTGAAGTTACCCTTCCTTTGTAATAAGAGTGCGGTACAGCTCAGGACGACGACTATCGAAGAAGCGCCAGCTTTCACGTGTAAACTGGGAATGTCCAAGGTCTACATCGGCTACGACCAGTCCAGCTGTTTCCGTACCACGGGCCAGTATCTGGCCAAAGCCGTTGCTAATAAACGAGCCACCCCAGAAGGTTGAATTACCCTCACAGCCGACCCGATTAATGGCGCATACAACTACGTTATTTGCTACAGCGTGCCCGACCTGAACGCTCTGCCAGGCCTGTTGCCAGTCACCTTCAATTGATGGAACTTTGGAAACTCGCCCAATAGCTGTTGGATAAAAGATGATCTCTGCGCCCGCCAGCGCCAGTGCGCGAGCGGCTTCTGGAAACCACTGATCGTAGCAGATAAGTACGCCTACCTTTGCAAAGCCGAGGTCAAAGATCTTAAAGCCCTGGTCGCCAGCTTCAAAGTAGCTCTTCTCAAAAAAAGCTGGATCGTGCGGAATATGAACCTTTCGATAGGTGCCCAGGAACTCTCCGACGGAGTTGATTACAAGGGAGGTATTATAGAGCTTGCCAGAGGATGCACGTTCATAGATTGAGCCAGCTATGATGGCGATATTGAGCGCCTTGGCCTCTTCGCTCAAGACCTTGCCGACCTCACCAGGCAGCTCCTCTGCATAGATATCTGCAGAGCTAGGTTCGCAACGTTCCTCTTGGCAGAAATACGGGGAGCGAAAAAGTTCTGGCAGAGCTACGATCTGCGCCTTACGCGCAGCGGCTTCACGAATCATTGCGACCGCACGCGCAAGGTTCTCATCTGGCTCACTGCTCATCGCAAATTGGGCCAGAGCGATCGTAATAGGGCGCGGGATCCAATTGGGTTGGTTCATCTTATGCGAAAT
This is a stretch of genomic DNA from Pseudomonadota bacterium. It encodes these proteins:
- a CDS encoding acyltransferase, producing MNQPNWIPRPITIALAQFAMSSEPDENLARAVAMIREAAARKAQIVALPELFRSPYFCQEERCEPSSADIYAEELPGEVGKVLSEEAKALNIAIIAGSIYERASSGKLYNTSLVINSVGEFLGTYRKVHIPHDPAFFEKSYFEAGDQGFKIFDLGFAKVGVLICYDQWFPEAARALALAGAEIIFYPTAIGRVSKVPSIEGDWQQAWQSVQVGHAVANNVVVCAINRVGCEGNSTFWGGSFISNGFGQILARGTETAGLVVADVDLGHSQFTRESWRFFDSRRPELYRTLITKEG